From a single Equus asinus isolate D_3611 breed Donkey chromosome 2, EquAss-T2T_v2, whole genome shotgun sequence genomic region:
- the MRPS11 gene encoding small ribosomal subunit protein uS11m — protein sequence MQVVRNAGSWLLRSWIWPPTTRVAAGAPAPAIHTGAWQLQDAAAKPEVEKAAAPTSGGSSFSIYPPIPGQESSLRWAGKRFEEIPIAHIKASYNNTQIQVMSAANQPLARASCGTEGFRNAKKGTGIAAQTAGIAAAAKAAGKGVTHIRVVVKGLGPGRLSAIKGLTMGGLEVISITDNTPIPHNGCRPRKARRL from the exons ATGCAGGTTGTAAGAAACGCGGGATCTTGGCTCCTGCGGTCATGGATTTGGCCGCCGACGACCAG GGTCGCGGCCGGGGCGCCGGCCCCCGCCATCCACACGGGCGCCTGGCAGCTGCAAGACGCGGCGGCCAAGCCGGAAGTTGAGAAGGCGGCAGCCCCGACCTCGGGCGGCAGCAGCttcag CATTTACCCTCCAATTCCAGGACAGGAGAGCTCTCTGAGGTGGGCAGGAAAGAGATTCGAGGAGATCCCGATCGCACACATTAAAGCATCCTACAACAA CACGCAGATCCAGGTCATGTCTGCCGCGAACCAGCCGCTTGCCCGCGCCTCCTGTGGCACAGAGGGCTTCCGGAACGCCAAGAAGGGCACGGGCATCGCAGCCCAAACGGCAGGCATAGCCGCCGCGGCG aAAGCTGCCGGGAAGGGCGTGACCCACATCCGAGTTGTGGTGAAAGGCCTGGGGCCAGGGCGCTTG TCTGCCATCAAGGGACTGACCATGGGGGGCCTGGAAGTGATCTCCATCACAGACAACACCCCCATCCCACACAACGGCTGCCGCCCTCGGAAGGCTCGGAGGCTGTGA